In Trichoderma breve strain T069 chromosome 4, whole genome shotgun sequence, the following proteins share a genomic window:
- a CDS encoding scytalone dehydratase domain-containing protein: MSVDISISDYLSIRNVAFEWAESYDTKDWGRLKECLAPSVRLDFRSLRGAYHENLNPEEYSKILIGMIGDKRLKTQHFLGAGQWELQKDGLVRVAWQIRAAHQRYADETLAEVINHGHGHGVTTHWYQKIDGVWKLEGVAPRLDFAEYDIFGTLASPEAAN, translated from the exons ATGTCTGTCGATATCTCGATTTCAG ACTATCTTAGCATCCGCAATGTCGCCTTTGAATGGGCAGAGAGCTACGACACTAAGGACTGGGGCCGTCTGAAAGAATGCCTTGCACCCTCGGTCCGGCTAGACTTTCGCAGTCTCCGTGGAGCATACCATGAGAACCTAAACCCGGAAGAATACTCGAAAATCCTCATTGGCATGATCGGAGACAAGCGATTGAAGACGCAGCATTTCCTTGGCGCGGGACAATGGGAGCTCCAGAAGGACGGTCTTGTCCGCGTCGCGTGGCAGATCCGGGCAGCCCATCAGCGATATGCCGATGAGACTCTCGCAGAGGTGATCAACCATGGGCATGGCCACGGTGTCACCACTCATTGGTACCAGAAGATTGACGGGGTttggaagctggagggcGTCGCACCTAGACTTGACTTTGCCGAGTATGACATCTTCGGCACTCTTGCTTCGCCTGAAGCAGCTAATTAA
- a CDS encoding o-methyltransferase domain-containing protein — protein MSSLVALAEELLAQAKEVEQLLEQNNLPPTSFDKDTLELLPDSAQKLRWDLLDTSHTITQLLRGARLSGLDIAFGWTDQLILRIIWRYRLASAVPLDGTATYDEISATSGLGRSLVTRTIRSAMTLNIFDEPEPGHICHTAISRLLAADDGYYSAIGLQLEDIGPASLKLIEAWQKFGDDAGEPDQSAFSLQNGGRSLFKVLAEEPERANRFDGAMKYCVEDKDFNFFDIINGFDWSTLDKPGARLVDLGGGYGQISQAIAKKTQNLSFTVHDLPHVVEKGRKLLPAEFSERISFQEQNFMEPQQSENPPDAYLISRCLHNWSDHHSAIILRALIPALRKGSKILIWDSVLEDRPVKKLSGKFNFQQDFIMATISNGKDRSAEEFRRVLELSDPRFTMEGVRRPEGCKLAMVEVTWNP, from the exons ATGTCTTCATTGGTAGCATTGGCAGAAGAACTGCTAGCTCAGGCAAAAgaagttgagcagctccttgagcaaAACAATCTTCCACCCACATCTTTCGACAAAGACACCCTCGAGTTACTGCCAGATAGTGCTCAAAAGCTACGATGGGATCTTCTTGATACTAGTCACACAATTACGCAACTCCTCAGAGGTGCCAGACTATCTGGACTCGATATAGCCTTTGGG TGGACGGACCAACTTATTCTTCGTATAATATGGCGATACAGGCTAGCTTCTGCCGTACCCCTCGATGGGACGGCAACCTACGATGAGATTTCGGCCACCAGCGGGCTGGGCAGATCTCTCGTTACTCGAACGATTCGATCAGCCATGACGCTGAACATATTTGACGAACCAGAGCCGGGCCATATTTGCCATACTGCTATATCCAGGCTTCTAGCTGCGGACGATGGCTACTACAGTGCTATAGGCCTTCAACTTGAGGACATAGGTCCTGCGAGTTTGAAGCTAATTGAGGCCTGGCAAAAATTTGGTGACGATGCTGGAGAGCCTGATCAGAGTGCGTTCAGTCTGCAGAACGGCGGGAGATCGCTCTTCAAAGTTTTGGCTGAAGAGCCGGAACGTGCCAATCGCTTCGACGGGGCGATGAAGTATTGCGTCGAAGATAAAGACTTCAATTTCTttgacatcatcaacggATTTGACTGGTCAACTCTGGATAAACCTGGCGCCCGACTGGTCGATCTTGGTGGTGGCTATGGGCAAATTTCCCAAGCTATAGCCAAGAAGACTCAAAATCTGTCTTTTACCGTTCATGATCTTCCTCATGTTGTGGAAAAGGGTCGAAAGTTGCTTCCAGCCGAATTCAGCGAACGAATCTCTTTCCAGGAACAAAATTTCATGGAACCTCAACAGTCAGAAAACCCGCCAGACGCATACTTGATCAGCCGATGTCTTCATAACTGGAGCGATCACCACAGCGCAATCATTCTTCGTGCTCTCATTCCAGCCTTGCGAAAGGGCTCCAAGATTCTTATCTGGGACTCAGTCTTGGAGGACAGGCCAGTCAAGAAATTATCTGGCAAGTTCAATTTCCAACAGGActtcatcatggcaacaATCTCCAATGGAAAGGATAGATCAGCAGAAGAATTTAGACGCGTCTTGGAGCTAAGCGATCCACGGTTCACGATGGAAGGCGTACGAAGACCTGAGGGTTGTAAGCTCGCAATGGTTGAAGTAACATGGAACCCGTAG
- a CDS encoding glutathione-dependent formaldehyde-activating enzyme domain-containing protein, whose protein sequence is MFESTCLCGTNRVSFEGDIIVRMRCHCIDCRKFSGSTNTNNILLPLDGFKVIQGTLKTYAKEVATGNVMTSYFCGDCGSTLYRRSSFNDTVAAVMIGGVDGLETIEKGKADVELFVKNRPSWMKAIEDANQEQGTWLPKH, encoded by the exons ATGTTCGAGTCCACCTGTCTTTGCGGTACGAATCGCGTCTCTTTTGAAGGCGACATAATTGTGAGA ATGCGATGCCATTGTATTGACTGCCGCAAATTCTCCGGCTCTacaaacaccaacaacatcctTCTGCCTCTCGATGGGTTTAAAGTTATTCAGGGGACGCTCAAAACCTATGCCAAAGAAGTCGCTACTGGCAATGTTATGACGAGCTACTTTTGCGGAGACTGTGGATCGACTCTGTACCGCAGGTCAAGCTTCAACGACACAGTGGCTGCAGTGATGATTGGCGGAGTTGACGGATTGGAAACTATAGAGAAAGGCAAAGCGGATGTTGAGCTTTTTGTGAAAAATCGCCCGAGTTGGATGAAAGCGATTGAAGACGCAAACCAAGAGCAAGGCACTTGGCTTCCGAAGCATTAG
- a CDS encoding fungal specific transcription factor domain-containing protein encodes MTLDDDDWVLDDLGREADGPSNVKAIATRFRKAAMSCLEADDYMSRHRLSTLQCLVLMIYAINHSQGSGSSWPLLGLTVHVAISLGCHVDGERLGMNYIEIEQRRRCWAGLKVLYMIQALSFGNVGLFALPKFQVKLPMDVDDEDIRPDSLPTQVDGPTQMTYMLLKVKLYSLVDQIADQILGVEAPSHANIAALDAAIEREQEHWDEIYRSHLRSDKIQGFQRVHWNILHSHAHQIYLLIHRPLFGEPAKSGFLQRSRARCITSATALLDIHALLSDEQRFRQFRWYGFGLGSFHAFHGAVTLAAAILQDRDGESTYEMQSVLNETTNRFQSLSARSPICAKAYTILKYLQ; translated from the exons ATGAcgctggatgatgatgattgggTATTGGACGATCTGGGCAGAGAAGCCGACGGTCCGAGCAAcgtcaaggccattgccacCCGGTTTAGGAAGGCTGCTATGAGCTGCCTTGAAGCAGACGATTACATGTCCCGCCATAGGCTCTCTACTCTACAGTGTTTGGTTCTGATGATATATGCCATCAATCACTCTCAAGGTAGTGGTTCAAGTTGGCCTCTGTTAG GGCTCACTGTACATGTTGCTATATCCTTGGGCTGCCATGTCGATGGTGAACGTCTAGGGATGAATTATATAGAAATTGAGCAGCGAAGACGGTGCTGGGCCGGCCTGAAGGTGCTCTATATGATACAGGCTTTATCTTTCGGCAATGTCGGTCTATTCGCCTTACCAAAGTTCCAAGTCAAGCTACCGATGGATGTGGACGATGAGGATATACGTCCAGATTCGCTACCAACTCAGGTAGATGGACCAACTCAGATGACCTACATGCTTCTCAAAGTCAAGCTATACAGCCTCGTGGACCAGATAGCTGACCAAATCCTCGGCGTGGAGGCTCCTTCACATGCAAACATTGCTGCTCTTGACGCGGCCATTGAGCGCGAGCAAGAACACTGGGATGAAATATATCGCAGCCACCTTCGAAGCGACAAAATCCAGGGATTTCAGCGAGTTCACTGGAACATTTTGCACAGCCATGCACATCAGATTTACCTGCTCATCCACCGACCTCTCTTCGGCGAACCGGCCAAGAGCGGCTTTCTACAGCGATCTAGGGCTAGATGTATAACATCTGCGACTGCTCTGTTGGATATCCATGCACTTTTGTCTGATGAACAGCGCTTTCGACAATTCCGATGGTACGGATTCGGCTTGGGGAGTTTCCATGCATTCCATGGTGCAGTGACCTTGGCGGCTGCTATCCTTCAGGACAGAGATGGTGAATCAACCTACGAGATGCAATCAGTTTTAAACGAAACCACCAACAGATTCCAATCTCTTTCGGCAAGAAGTCCAATCTGCGCCAAAGCATACACAATTCTCAAGTATCTTCAGTAA